In Oncorhynchus kisutch isolate 150728-3 unplaced genomic scaffold, Okis_V2 scaffold1522, whole genome shotgun sequence, the genomic window CTAGTAGCTAGTGTTACTttgtaacgttagttagctataGTTGCCGCGACAGTAACAATTAATGACTTCTCTGGCTGGGGATAGTGGCCGCGGGCACTCTGATCATGAGCTAACTTTAGTATGATGAGGGGGAGTTGCAGGCAGGAAGGATGTTGACATTCTCTAGCGTAGTTCAAAACGAATACTAGTATGCTACGTCATTTATTCATATTCTCTATTTCTTGCACAATATAGCAACAAGTTCATAAAAACAAAATCAACGATTCTGTATCATTTACCAGTAATTCCAATTGTTCCACAGGTGGCTGAGCTGGTGGTGGACAACTGTCGGtccagtgatggagaggtggaagggCTGTCAGATGACTACAAGGAGCTAGAGTTCCTCAGCATGGTCAACGTGGGGCTCACCTCCCTGGCTAAGCTGCCCTCCCTGCCAAAACTGCTCAAGGTGAGCATCATCTTTGGTCCAAGATCCTATTTTGCCACTGGTCATGGAGAGGTCAAGATGGTTCACCcacataaaaaataaacatgtaaTGCAAGTAAAAATGTATTAATCCGTCTAGCCACATACTATAGTAGACAAGTGGACGACACATAGGATATTAAGCAATTTTTTTGTCTATGTACTATATGATACTTGCCAACGTAGTATTTTTTCCGATGAATCAATATCTGTCCTCTTCAGCTGGAGATCAGTGATAACATGATCGTTGGAGGTCTGGACCAGCTGTCTGAGAAGTGTCCCAACCTGACGTATCTCAACCTGAGCGGCAACAAGATCAAGGAGCTCAGCACTGTGAAGCCCCTGGTAAGGGAACCCCCATAAACACACCTGGTAGACccaacaaaatacatttcatTTAATGGATTCCAATCACAGTCATTATTACAGAATCTTAACAGCATCACATTGTGATTGCAGAAAAACCTGAAGAACCTGAAGAGTCTGGACCTGTACAGCTGTGAGATCACCACTCTGGAGGACTACAGGGAGAGTGTCTTTGAGCTGCTGCCCCAGGTCACCTTCCTGGACGGCTATGACCACGAAGACAACGAGGTGCCAGACTCCGAGGCTGACGATGGTGAGCAACGACGGGGCTGGGATGTGCTGAGGGTGGGAGGAAAGACTTGAGACGTGTGCCCTTGTCCTAGAGCATTACAGAGAATTAACCCAATGTTGTCCTCCCCACAGATGACAACGAGGGGCTAGACTCAGAGGCTGATGATGGTGAGCAACACAGGGCTGGGAGGGGACGGACTGAGGAAAGGCTGGGAGGATAAACTTAAGACGTGTCTTTGTCCTAGACCATTACAAAGAATTAACCCAATGTTGTCCTCCCCACAGATGACGAGCACACAGCCGGCCCCACCAGAGATGGGGacgacgatgatgaggaggatgagggttCCGAGGGCGAAGAGGTGGGACTGTCCTACCTGATGAAGGATGGCATTCAGGTAATCATTCATCCAACCCGTGTGCAGCTAAGTGTCTCTTAGAGGATACACACGAGACAGTGTATAGTCCAAGTCTCTTAGAGGATACTCACCATTTATTTCCTGATTCTACACGTTGATAGAAAGCTATTGATTTACCGCCCTTGGTGTTGACAGAAAGAGGATGTTTCAGATTTTCGGGGTTGGAGTATTTTCAACTTATGTTCCGTTTCCCCTTAACATAGAAGTAGGGACTCCGCTCAGGTATATTTCTACACCTGCTACGTTCGGTTAGGGGATTACCGCGGCCACCTGCTTTCTAGCCGTTGGTATGTTTGGTCTAAAAGGCCTACAGGAAAAGAGAACTCCTAGTCATGTTGATTGAAATGTTCTCTGGCCCTAGGatgaggaagatgatgatgactatgttgaagaggaggaggaagaggatggagtaGGAGTCcagggagagaaaaggaagagGGATGCAGAGGATGAGGGAGATGACAGCGATGGAGATGACGACTAGCCCCTCCTGTAACAGAGCATGGGATCACAACTAGGCTAGAACAACAGGAACAGGAAATAGTTTGTGAATTATTTTTTTTGTATACCATAGATGTTACTGTAGAATCTAAATGTTTAATTTGTTTTGTAAATGTTCCATACAAAAAGAAAAGCGGGTTGGAATTATAAAATGGAATGTGGTTTTGAAACATGACATGTGGGTAGGGGCTATAGCAATCAGACAAGGTGATGTTTAACTCTGGTGAGAAGTTGCAGTGGCCCATTTCAAGTACATCTGGTTGTGATTGTCTCCTATGCCATGTTCTCCCAAGACTTTAGTTGTCAAGCGAAAAGCTCCATGTGCTGTCTGGTTGGCTCATAGTAAGGTTTatatgggaggagctataggaggacaggctcattgttaTTGCTTAAaatgtaacatttatttaactaggcaagtcagttaagaacaaatacttatttacaatgacggccaacccctaacctggacaatgctgggccaattgtgcgccgccctatgggactcccatagtcggttgtgatacagcctggaattgaaccacggtctgtagttacgactctagcactgagatgcagtgccttagacctctgtgccACTCGGGTATCAACCACATCAAACATACGGAAACCACACGTTTGACTcagttccattccagccattacaatcctcctgtagctcctcccaccagcctccgctGGTTTACACGTGGCCAACAAGTACTGTTTAACAGTGACCCGGGCAAAAAGGAACCTTAGTGAGTCGTTAGCCCCTCCTATCTGTTCACCTACACTATATGTACCCTACCGGCGCTGTATTGTAGGGATTGCTGACTGTTTCCTAAGTACTTTGTTTAGGACCTGGGATTTGATACCTTTAAAGTTTGTCCGATCGCGGTGTCATCAATTCACTTTTAATTCCACAAACAGCCGATTTGTAAGttaaattttttaaatgtattgtgcTAGGGCTGCAGATGACTGGGTGATGTAGTTTTCACATCTCTGGGTAATGTAGTTTTCAGGTCTCTTACTCTAGCTCTGATCGTCATCAAAGAAGCCCTAGAGGTGGGTTTAAAGAGCTAATTCGTATTCAGGCTACATGGAGGTAATTTTGGACCAGTTTAGTCACATTCTAAAGCTCAGGTGGACCCAATCTCTCAGAAGGACCTGGTGATAAGCAGGAACACAGTTAATAGTCTCTTCTGTCCTGAATCCAACTTGGTACCCTTTGACTTCTGTCATATCCCAATGGAAGAAAAAAACTTTTCTGTCTCCTTTTTGTTTTACTGTGCAAGGATTTTAAACTTGTATGACTATGTAAATAGACCTTTTATCTTTTCCGTGTAGTATTTGCTtggtttttttgtgtttttttttaacatgCAATATCtgtcctttttttatttttaataaacacAAAGCACATGTCAGGATGTAAAGCTTCAGACTCTGACGCTCAACCTTGGTTTATTTTTTTGGCCTCAGCTGTTGAGAAAGTCATGTTTTGGAATTTATGTTAATTAATCTTCTGAAgtgtttttaaataaataaaaatattctgTTAATTCTTATGTTAACTTCTTTCCATCAAGTTATTTAATGGGCGTAGTACTAACTTTGACCCTCCAGATTAATAAGTGTTTCTGGTCACGGGTCAGTTTTATTCTGATATCTAATGGATGTGTAACCCACCAGTAGGTCTGAACTCTGAAGAGAGGCCAGTTGAAGACAAGAACCAGGTGGTGGTGCTATAGCCTGCAGTTTAACATTGAAGGCCCAGAAACCTCAATCCTGGCAACATTCAGCTCTGACACTTCATTATGTTTTGCATTGGATTTCATTGCTGAATGAAACCTAAAAgccccaaatatatatatatatttttaaagaacaTAGTAATTTTAATCAGGTCATTTACGTTTCACGTTTCAAGTGGCAATCAGCATTTGAAGCTAACAATGCACTCCCCTTgctttggtaaaaagctgagggatggggttggagaaatgtCACACCTCAAATTCATACAAAGCTAAGGATCATCCATAATATCCTAATATAGTTTTGTTAATAAGCATAGAAAAATAAgctattttgggttctgatgggtatgacagttgaactaagctcatgagtcaAAAGGTATATTTAAGCTATAAGGCCAGAgttatggtatatggccaatataccactacGGGCTGTTAGgtagaggtgccttattgctgctATAAACTGGTtaaagtaattagagcagtaaaaaaaagTACATTGTGAAACAGGTGACATCTTTTTACCAAACCACAGGAAGATTGGTCAATTGTTTTCATGTTGCACAGCACAGACGTGTTTGTTTTGATAAAATCTGGTTTTTGTTTTAGACAATCATATGGGGGGGGTCAAACAACATTAGGAGGGCTAGTTTGGAACTGAAACTGGATTTTAAAAACTCATTTCAACTCTGAAAGACTGCAAAAAGCGTGCGGTTATTCCAGGCCCAGTGCCATCGCTGTGCTGCGGCAGCAAACGATTcagcaggctactggcattacagtATAAAAGCTTTGTTGGCATAACTTTTATACACAACTTTTGGAGACAGAAGATGCTCTACAGGAACGTTAGAGTCCATCCATGTCATCTTGGTGCCTGGGCCCTTTCTCTCACATTTCAAGGCCGCGTTGAGACAGTGACTTATCAGTGACCCAAGCCCTGCTCAGATAATCCCTACTATTGTGTTGCTGAGTTGTCTTAGTGCTGCTGCAAATGTACATTTTCCCAGGGATGTTGGTAGTCACAATGTAAGTAACCAAATTTGTTACTCTAAATGCTTCTGTCAATCTGACAGCTATTGTcagcagtaatcatgtgcctatgaacctgAGTTATACTGTTAGTACTGCGACATTTTGCCATAGCAAGAAGCCCACTGAACAGTGAACCGCTATCAGTTCTAATATAAATATCGCTGTCATGTCTTCCTCTGATAAGAATCCCACTAAAGCAATGCAAACAATCAAGATTCCCAGAAAAGTGCAAAAAATGTCCCACATTAACATATGTATCCTAAGAAACCAGGTTAATGAAATCCACTCGCTAACAACAGAAAGCATTCATATACTGGCTAtatctgaaactcacttagataattcctttgatgatacagtggtagcaatatatGGTAATAACATCTACAGAAGAGACAGGAACGGCAAGAGAGGTATTGCTATTGATATTCAGAGTCATATTCCTATGAAGcctagagaggatctcatgtaaaatactgttgaagtaatatggctacaggttcacctgTACctcaaagttacctctgctgcaaagtataagttcattagagttaccaacctcagaaattgcagcccaaataaatgcttcacggagttcaagtaacagacacatctcaacatcaactgttcagaggagactgcgtgaatcaggccttcatgatcgaattacttcaaagaaaccactactaaaggataagaataagaagacttgcttgggccaagaaacacgagcaattgacattagaccggtggaaatctgtcctttggtctgatgagtctaaatttgagatttttggttccaaccgccatgtctttgtgagacgaagagtaggtggatggatgatctccgcatgtggggttcccactgtgaagcatggaggagaggaggtgttgtggtgtgggggtgctttgctggtgacactgtctgtgatttatttagagttcaaggcacacttaaccagcatggctactacagcattctgcagcgatacgccatcccttctggtttgcAGTTAGTCAgactatcatttgcttttcaacaggacaatgacccaacacacctcaaggctgtgtaagggctatttgaccaataaggagtgatggagtgctgcatcagatgacctggcctccacaatcacccgacctcaatccaattgagacggtttgagatgagttggactgcagtgtgaatgaaaagcagccaacaagtgctcagcacatgtgggaactccttcaagtctgttggaaaataattccaggtgaagcttgttgagaaAATGCTACTTAGACGaatctaaaatacttttttggttactacatgattccatatgtgttatttcatagttttgatgtcttcactattattctacaatgtagaaaatagtaaaaataaagaaaaacccttgaatgagtaggtgtgtccaaacttttgactggtgtcgtggcagaatcagaattatttaggtaacatttataaataaatgttttatttattgtatttcatgTTTATGTGAGatatgtcattagaatgtctatttttggataatactgttggctggttgcagttatctgttctctgtcagggttcagttacttgggccgcagagaggggagaggtcaagcttgtcttcatatgtaaacatatcttttaaaccatgtgaatgggtgattgagggggaaccaattatcttttggctccacaatgtctgtgtgccagtcactgtgtctctgtgagcTTGTCCAGAATGAGAGTGTCTAAAATGACAATTGATATATCCTAATGTCTTGGTAGAACCTCATTTTAGGAGAGCAAACTGAGCGATAATTTATAGcaaattattttgtttgtttttatgtaactaggcaagtcagttaagaacaaattcttattttcaatgacggcctaggaacagtgggttcctgcctgttcaggggcagaacgacagatttgtaccttgtcagctcgggggtttgaacttgcaaccttccggttaatagtccaacgctctaaccactaggctaccctgccacccctgtctggctatgggatactcctctctcaagtaaagtcttcctttgtaatgttcCTCAAATCTGTTATTCTtcatgtgagttgagatgggtgtgtcttggctataaattatACTAAGAattgttttgtaagcactctcagagaattcatttatagacactaaattgatctgagagtcacagggttgtgatggagctcatataattaaagatggactttatgataactctgacttgtgtgtggtttgctctcatggtttggtaaatacaggacatttccactacactggtactgtatataatattatattcactgagtatactaaacattaagaacacctgctcttccagacgtagactgaccaggtgaatccaggtgaaagctattatcccttattgatgcaacttgttacatccacttcaatcagtgtagatgaaggggatgagGCAGGTTAAGAATAATTTTTCAttattgagacaattgagacatggattgtatatgtgtgcctttcagaggatgaatgggcaagacaaaagattgaagtgcctttgaaccggttatggttgtaggtgccaggcgcaccggtttgtgtgaagaactgccacactgctgggtttttcactctcaacagtttcccatgtgtatttaGAATggaccaccacccaaaggactaacagccaactttacacaactgtgggaagcattggagtcaacatgggccagcatccttgtggaacactttttgacaccttgtagagtccattccccaaagaattgaggctgttctgagggcaaaaggtgaaggggtgcaactcaatttcAGGAAGGTGTTCTTTatcttttgtacactcagtgtacatcagAATATGTCACCCCAACCCTTTTTGAAAGGGGAGTTTATAGTAGTATAGTTGGAAACTTTAAActatgtattttatttgttgtgttgtttCCTGTTTGAACACCAGGAAGAGTACCCACTGCCtctaaatactaaatactaaatCAGCAGGATTTCCTTAGTTAAAAGCATATGACTGATTAGTCCTGTTTGTGTAATGCTGTGTAGCTATCTGCTATCATCATCCCTGGCCCCTCCATAGTCCGATAATGGTGGTATTCTGTGATCAGGCTCAACATCTGTTAATACTGTACATCCACCCCAGTACAACAAAAGCTAGGTCATGGGACCTAATACCCAGGCCAGAGGGATCAAAGCCCAGTGTATTGAGGTGAACTGTGGCTGGCAGTGACAGACAGAGTAGCTTAGCGATCCGAGTAGGGCACCACACTAAAAGGTGGCATGTCCCACCACGGTTGGCTCACCCCGGGCAGCACCGCTCATCAGCAAGATAAGAGatttccccccctcatcccctccctcctcaccaacCAGCCACCACCTCCTCACCCACCAGccacctctgcctgccctgcgcCAAATCACATACCACCCGTCTCTTCTTCTCCCTGCTCATCGGAGGGATTCAGCCAGCCCAGCGCCCAATCCTGCCGGGGATCATAAGTCATCGCGTTTTTGAACGCATTCCAGAGTCACAAAAGCATCTGTCAAGTCTGTGTGTAACATCTGCTgggctatccctccctccctcctccaccaccaccacctccctacCCTCTGTCTCCCTCGCCGTCAGACACACTGCATCATCAGTGGACTGGACAGAGGAAGGCACTGTAACAGCAGAGAGAAGCAGACTCCACAAGGTGACCCAGGGTGACCTCCAGGATGACTCCCCCCATGGCATGGTCAATGTCAGGGTCAGTCAGTACCCCTCACCACCCCTGTCCCTGAGCCTCCATGTTTCCTGCCTGGGGCCATGCAGGGGTGGGCAGATCACCAGGGCACAAGTGCCCCCATTTAGGGCTCCACTGGGGCACTTCCAAGGGCAATAGAGGCCACTTCATTCAGTGGAGGCATCCAGGGGTATCATTACTCAGTGATATGATGAATGACGCTCTGTGGACTGTTTGAGGGAGCTGTTTGAAGTTGATACTGTGTGATGATCACATGCACAAGAGATCACACTCAATCAGAATGTTATCACAATACACAACAATTTATAGATTTTATATATCAGAATATGTCACCCCAACACCTTTTGAAAGGGGAGTTTATAGTAGCATAGTTGGAAACAAGAGGAAATTGGTTTCACAGAATAATAATCCAtaaaacacaacacactacactagCAGAAAGACAATGGATTGTGTCTTTGAGAAATGCTTACTGAAAACAACATTACCACACTGCGATACTACTGTTTGAAAGCTGATGAGGGTTAAGGCTGTCTGCCTGCTGTTGAATAATTCACAGCCACACACAATAGCACAGACATTAGATCTGTCATTGTTGTCCAGTTTGGGAGGAAGCACCACTTAACATTGTctggcaagagagggagagagagagagagagagagagagagagaggacagaaacagagagaaggacagaaacagggagagagagaaacgagagagagcgagagagagagaaagagatagataaggagagagaggttgtaTAGAGCATGGCCTTGTCAAGTGGCTGATGGACTCTTTCATCAGTCAGCATCTCTGATCATAGGCATTGTCCACTGCAGTTACATAACTCTGTCATCATGCATTCTATAGCTATCCCAGGCCCCATAAATCCCCTCTGGCCTggaatcacacacagacacataccatATACACTTAGGCCATATATACTACTGCATGTTAACACACATTCCCATAAATCCACATGCTGCTGTACATGGTGGAGTTGATTTCACATAACTTCTGCTATCACTATACGTACGCACTGTTATATTGATCATCAATTTATTATTGATGTTTGTTTTTTGGTCCTCAGCTACTTCCCTCACCACAACACAAatacaaacacgcacgcacgcacgcacgcacgcacgcacacacgcacacgcacacgcacacacacacacacacacacacacacacacacacacacacacacacacacacacacacacacacacacacacacacacacacacacacacacacacacacacacacacccctgcattAACCTTCCCCTCTTCCTTCACTGTGTCTGTAAGCCAGCAAATCACAGtgctcgggctgctccatgccTTATATGGACAAACAGCTTTTAGGGGGCAG contains:
- the LOC109881215 gene encoding acidic leucine-rich nuclear phosphoprotein 32 family member E, giving the protein MEMEKRISLELRNKTPAEVAELVVDNCRSSDGEVEGLSDDYKELEFLSMVNVGLTSLAKLPSLPKLLKLEISDNMIVGGLDQLSEKCPNLTYLNLSGNKIKELSTVKPLKNLKNLKSLDLYSCEITTLEDYRESVFELLPQVTFLDGYDHEDNEVPDSEADDDDNEGLDSEADDDDEHTAGPTRDGDDDDEEDEGSEGEEVGLSYLMKDGIQDEEDDDDYVEEEEEEDGVGVQGEKRKRDAEDEGDDSDGDDD